In the genome of Lathyrus oleraceus cultivar Zhongwan6 chromosome 4, CAAS_Psat_ZW6_1.0, whole genome shotgun sequence, the window ATAGTTAAGATCTTTATCGTTAAACCTTACATGAAATGATTCTTCAACAACCAAGATTTCAATGGTGTACACCCTATAAGCTCTGGGGCGTCTAGAGTATCCTAACAAGATACACTTTTGTCATTTAGAATCAAACATATTAAGGTGTTCTTTTGTGTTTAGAACATAGAACATAAAACCAAATTGATAGAAATAAGAAAAATTGAGTTTTTTTTTTTACCTTTCtcacaattcatagggagtctgGTTGGATATACCTCTGTTGTATTTATAATGATTAAGTATCAATAACAATTTTAGTTAGTAGCACACAAGTAAGAGAAAAGAATAAGATGTCAAATTATTCAGCTTTACTTAGCCTTGACTGAATCGAACCATGTCTTGATCTTAATAGACCTAGATAGACttcaaaaaaatattaaagtCACTCTTATTCGTCATCTTTAGTAATCGCCTAATCTTTCTTCGGTTAAGAGTCAATTTGTCTAGTTGGCTTTGGTTTGTCTAGTTGGTTTTGGTTTATAAATGTGATTGTAAATACAAAATATTAACTAGACTCTTTCTCCATTTTATCACAAAAACAAACAGCTTGTGGCTTTCAAATTCCATTCGAGGATGGGGTTTGTGAGAGCTTGCTTGTTCAACATTCTGTCTCGCCGTAATCGTAATCCTTTCGTTTCTCACTTCTCAATCTCACCACCTCTTTCTCTTCCTCCGAACCACTCCTTCACTATCTCTGCTTCACTTTCCACTTCTCACTCTCACACCACCCGCTTCAAACCAATGTGCTTGTATCACACACAGGGAAAGTGCACCAAGGCAATGttccttctttttcttttatcTATTATTTTAACCCTCTTTTGCTTCATTTCCGTTTCTGGGTTATCCTTGTTCATCCTAAATATGAAATTTTGGTTTGCATGCCACCTGTTTGATCAAATGTCTCTATTGTATTTAAAATATTGACAACATTATAACTATTATTACTTTACTCATTTACTAGTTACTAGTTTTGATGGTGTTCTTTTCTCCAAATTTGTAGATGGAGGATCTTATTCACCTTGACAAGTTTAATCATGATTGCTCCAGCGAGCTTCAAGTGAATATTGCTGAGTTAAACAAAATGCGCTCACAGAATCTAGACTTTTTCCTTGTACTTGATTTGGAGGGCAAGGTTGAAATTCTTGAGTTTCCGGTACTAATGGTTAGTGCAAAAACATTGCAAGTTGAAGACATTTTCCACAGGTTTTCTTTTTCTGCCACTTTATAGCATGTCTAGTAAGATCAGTGTTCTGTGATTGCCTAAGATGAAtctgtttttctttttaattatCCTTTCTTTTCATAACTCTATGACTCTTTGTTGTGTTCAGTATTTGTAAAAATAATATTTAAAGGGGAAAGAATGTTTAAAGGAAAGCATATTGTTGAGATTACTTTTCTTGGAATATAGAGAAATATCAGAAAGATCGACTTCTAATTATACACAGGATCATTTTGATGTTAAAAATTCTTTTGGAAATAGTTTATATTTTCCATTGAATAGAACAGTAGGCTCTTCAGTTTTGAACCCTCAAATGCAACAGCGGGCCTGTGAGTTTGGCAAAATATTTGAGAGTAATATGTTGTGATTTCTTAAGTTAGTTTCTAATGAATTTAGAAATATAATTTACTTTTGAGGATTATCAAATTTTACACAACTTTAATTTCTTTTTGTATATCTTTATATTATTTTCATTGTTCCTTTATCTGTCTAATAGGTTTGTGAGGCCTTCAAGCATGACCGAACAAAGAATAAATGAATACATTGAAGGAAAGTACGGAAAAATTGGAGTTGATAGGTATGAAACTTAGTTTTGTTTAGAGCCCTACTTCCTCATACTCATGATATATGTATATAATCTTCACAGTTTTCATTTGTACTACCGAAAAGAGTCTAACAAGCAGGTTCAACTCTTTTCCAAATTCCGTCCTTCATGTAATGTTTTGACTGTAATATTTGTAATTTAAGTTTGCTCGTAGTACGGTATGCTTTCATGTGTTTAGTGTATGTGTTAGAATAGTTAAATAAGATTGGTTATTTGTATACCACTTAGATTAATCATAAAAGTAGTTTGGTTTTTTTCTGCTAGAGTCTGGCATGATACAGCCATACCATTCAAGGAAGttattgaagaatttgaagcttggTTAATGCAACAAAAGCTATGGATTGGAGGAGAACTTAATCGCACAGCATTTGTAACTTGGTAAATGTTACATTAATTTCATGGTTTACCTCTTATACTTTTAGTTTTTCTTATTTGCAATGTTACATTAATTTCCTGCTTTATTTATCTAGGATAACttcattttttcttttaaataaaaCTCTTGTGCTTTTGCAGTGGAAATTGGGATTTGAAAACAAAGGTCCCTCAACAGTGTGAAGTGTCAAGGATAAGGCTTCCCAGCTATTTTATGGAATGGATTAATCTCAAAGACATCTATCTGAACTTTTATAATAGGAGGGTAAGTTCTTTTAACATTTAAAATTAGAATTATGGAAACTTTGGGCAAATGGTTCAATGAAATTCTTGAAGATTAATTCATGTGTGAGCTCGTCTTTGAGAACCCATCAATCATGATCTGAGTAAAATTACTCGAGCAGTTCtatgaaaagctttttcataACTGATAGAATATAGCTGGTCTCAAAATGATTACCAAAATAATTGATAGGATATATCACACAGATGATTAACCAATTCTGGTCACAAATTGAAAAAAGAATTGTTTTCCATTCTCTTATGTACCTTTTTCTTTTAGTATCATGCATAGAATAATAACCCGGTGAATTTGAAAATATTTGATAAAGGGGTCTTTAATTACTTTGTTCCTTTTGAAGACATGAATGTACAAAACCGTATATAAACAACTTCAGCTTTATCATGTACATGAAATATGTAATGTGACATCTTGAGCTGGACTGTGTTGAATTTTACCCCCTTTGTTTTATTAATCATAATATATATGCAATCTTACATGTTTCCTTGATAATGGATAACAGGCCCCAGGAATGGTTACAATGATGAAGCAGCTGCAGATACCTTTGGTGGGAAGTCATCATCTTGGCATTGATGACACAAAGAACATAACAAGAGTACTGCAACACATGCTTGTCGATGGTGCACTCATACAGATTACCGCAAGGAGGAATCCTAGGTCTCCTCGAGATGTCGACTTTCTTTTCAAGAACCGTATCTGACTGTGGACTTTAACTTCACTAGTGTGCTCATAATTTGCACTAGATTTTAGTTTAGTCAAACACTAAAAATAGTCAT includes:
- the LOC127075406 gene encoding uncharacterized exonuclease domain-containing protein At3g15140, which encodes MGFVRACLFNILSRRNRNPFVSHFSISPPLSLPPNHSFTISASLSTSHSHTTRFKPMCLYHTQGKCTKMEDLIHLDKFNHDCSSELQVNIAELNKMRSQNLDFFLVLDLEGKVEILEFPVLMVSAKTLQVEDIFHRFVRPSSMTEQRINEYIEGKYGKIGVDRVWHDTAIPFKEVIEEFEAWLMQQKLWIGGELNRTAFVTCGNWDLKTKVPQQCEVSRIRLPSYFMEWINLKDIYLNFYNRRAPGMVTMMKQLQIPLVGSHHLGIDDTKNITRVLQHMLVDGALIQITARRNPRSPRDVDFLFKNRI